A segment of the Niveibacterium umoris genome:
GAATAGCCCCTCAAGCGCATGCGTTGCGACAGGTTGATCAGGAAGGCGGCCAGCCGCTCTTCCGCTCGCATCGAACCGAGCAGCATCATGATGCCCTGTTCGCGCACGATCTCGCGGCTCATGAACTTGTGGAACTGACGCTGCAAGGGTTCGATCCGGCGTGACAGTTCCTCAAGGCGCTCGAACGGGATCATGCAGACGTCGGAATCCTCCAGCGCCACGGCATTGCAGACGTGGCGGTCGGTCGAGATGCCGTCGAGTCCGAGGATCTCGCCAGCCATCTGGAAGCCGGTGACCTGATCGCGACCATCTTCGGTCAGGATGTCGGTTTTGAAGAAACCGGTCCGAATCGCGTAGATCGCCTCGAAGGGTTCGCCCGCGCGGTAAAGGTGCTGCTGCCGCTTCACTTTCTTTCGCGCAGTGATGAGTCCGTCGATGCGTTCAAGATCGACATCGTCGAGCCCGACCGGCAGACAGAGTTCCTTAAGATTACATTGGGTGCACGCAGTTCGCAGGTTTACGGCCGTCAGCGCAATGGTGGCGGGTTTTTCCAAGTCTGGTGCTCCAAGTGGGCTAGTTGATGGCAATCAAACGGCTCCTACGGAGTTCATGACACCTTCCGGCATCCACAGAGAGAAAACAAAACAATGAATCAAATTGAGCAGATGCCGGTCTTCGACCGCGATCTCATCCGCCGCTTCGACGTTTCAGGTCCGCGCTACACGTCTTACCCGACGGCGGACCGCTTCAATGAGGGCTTCGGACGCACCGACTTCGCAAGACATCTGGGTCTGCGAGCGCAGGGCGGCCTGATGAAACCCCTCTCATTATATTTCCACATTCCGTTCTGCGATACGGTCTGCTTCTATTGCGCGTGCAACAAGATCGTCACGAAGGATCGCAGTCGTGCCGAACGTTACCTCCAGTACCTCGACAAAGAGATGGGTCTGGTCGCGGCGCAACTCGCCGGATCCCGCCTGGTTTCGCAGATGCACTGGGGCGGCGGTACGCCGACCTTCCTGTCGGA
Coding sequences within it:
- the fnr gene encoding fumarate/nitrate reduction transcriptional regulator Fnr, translating into MEKPATIALTAVNLRTACTQCNLKELCLPVGLDDVDLERIDGLITARKKVKRQQHLYRAGEPFEAIYAIRTGFFKTDILTEDGRDQVTGFQMAGEILGLDGISTDRHVCNAVALEDSDVCMIPFERLEELSRRIEPLQRQFHKFMSREIVREQGIMMLLGSMRAEERLAAFLINLSQRMRLRGYSASEFHLRMTREEIGSYLGLKLETVSRAFSKFQDDGLISVHQKHIQILDAEGLRRLIGRANV